In the Stigmatella erecta genome, one interval contains:
- a CDS encoding anthranilate synthase component II, with translation MRTLIIDNYDSFTYNLYQYVGELDERPLVYRNDALTLEQVRALAPDRIIISPGPGSPDNPAYFGVCMRVILELGPTLPVLGVCLGHQGIISAFGGKVVRAPSPIHGKVFPIEHNGSEIFQGLPTRLDVMRYHSLVGEPSSIPACLEVTARTVEGDIIMGVRHRRYPIYGIQFHPESIGTQTGKQMLRNFLDLSGTAFSRFPQASVA, from the coding sequence ATGAGAACGCTGATCATCGACAACTATGACTCGTTCACCTACAACCTCTACCAGTACGTGGGGGAACTGGATGAGCGTCCGCTCGTGTACCGCAACGACGCGCTCACCCTGGAGCAGGTGAGGGCGCTGGCTCCCGACCGGATCATCATCTCCCCGGGGCCGGGCTCGCCGGACAACCCCGCCTACTTCGGCGTCTGCATGCGCGTCATCCTGGAGCTGGGCCCCACGCTGCCCGTGCTGGGCGTGTGCCTGGGCCACCAGGGCATCATCTCCGCCTTCGGCGGCAAGGTGGTGCGCGCCCCCTCGCCCATCCACGGCAAGGTCTTCCCCATCGAGCACAACGGCAGCGAGATCTTCCAGGGCCTGCCCACGCGCCTGGACGTGATGCGCTACCACTCGCTCGTGGGCGAGCCGTCCTCCATCCCCGCGTGCCTGGAGGTGACGGCGCGCACCGTGGAGGGCGACATCATCATGGGCGTGCGCCACCGCCGCTACCCCATCTACGGCATCCAGTTCCATCCGGAGTCGATTGGTACCCAGACAGGCAAGCAGATGCTCCGCAACTTCCTTGATCTCTCTGGCACGGCCTTCAGCCGTTTCCCTCAGGCGTCCGTCGCTTAA
- a CDS encoding phenylacetate--CoA ligase family protein: MSDREQWCELVRKHVHDWNTPATAKIWSPALEALPREQLRRIQDEKVAGAYTYLWNRSTFYRQKFEQAGLGPDSVRSVEDLPRVPVTLRDEWLVDQQKNPPWGTFSPLRQEDWLERGWMMFSTSGTTAAHPRSFRHTNFDREMWAWHGSRALHAMGVRRGDIAINCFSYGTSVAFWGLHYALNHMGIPVISGGGANTERRILFIETYKPTVLLCTPSYALYLGRQMQEQGKSPKDSSIRLLVCAGEPGACVPATKQRIEELWGARINDDFGCTEVAMSPFGYTCEYQVNREDGRVDTHFMEDAYVPEVLDPETFKPVPDGQRGVLVVSNLFSEAQPILRYVMGDWVSLTREACPCGRTHARAIGGLAGRYDQLIKIRGLAFLPALLEDSIRSQQEIGDEFKLEITHVNDMDEILLTTELHPGASMDDLEAQEQRLSRKLKGSLGIVVDVKLVPPGTLPRTEFKAKRLFDLRDRRQ; encoded by the coding sequence ATGAGTGACCGCGAGCAATGGTGTGAATTGGTGCGCAAGCACGTTCACGACTGGAACACCCCCGCGACCGCGAAGATCTGGAGCCCCGCGCTGGAGGCCCTGCCTCGCGAGCAACTGCGGCGCATCCAGGACGAGAAGGTCGCGGGCGCCTACACATACCTGTGGAACCGCAGCACCTTCTACCGCCAGAAGTTCGAGCAGGCGGGGCTGGGCCCGGACTCGGTGCGCTCGGTGGAGGACTTGCCGCGCGTGCCCGTCACGCTGCGCGACGAGTGGCTGGTGGACCAGCAGAAGAACCCGCCCTGGGGCACCTTCTCGCCGCTGCGGCAGGAGGACTGGCTGGAGCGCGGGTGGATGATGTTCAGCACCTCGGGCACCACCGCGGCGCACCCGCGCAGCTTCCGCCACACCAACTTCGACCGGGAGATGTGGGCCTGGCACGGCTCGCGCGCGCTGCACGCCATGGGCGTGCGCCGCGGCGACATCGCCATCAACTGCTTCAGCTACGGCACCTCGGTGGCCTTCTGGGGCCTGCACTACGCGCTCAACCACATGGGCATCCCCGTCATCTCCGGCGGCGGGGCCAACACCGAGCGGCGCATCCTCTTCATCGAGACGTACAAGCCCACGGTGCTCCTGTGCACCCCCTCGTACGCGCTCTACCTGGGCCGGCAGATGCAGGAGCAGGGCAAGTCCCCCAAGGACAGCTCCATCCGGCTGCTCGTGTGCGCGGGCGAGCCCGGCGCGTGCGTGCCCGCCACCAAGCAGCGCATCGAGGAGCTGTGGGGCGCGCGCATCAACGACGACTTCGGCTGCACGGAGGTGGCCATGTCCCCCTTCGGCTACACCTGTGAGTACCAGGTGAACCGCGAGGATGGCCGGGTGGACACCCACTTCATGGAGGACGCCTACGTCCCCGAGGTGTTGGACCCGGAGACGTTCAAGCCCGTGCCCGACGGCCAGCGCGGCGTGCTCGTGGTGAGCAACCTCTTCAGCGAGGCGCAGCCCATCCTGCGCTACGTCATGGGCGACTGGGTGTCGCTCACGCGCGAGGCCTGCCCGTGCGGCCGCACCCACGCGCGGGCCATCGGGGGCCTGGCGGGCCGGTACGACCAGCTCATCAAGATCCGCGGCCTGGCGTTCCTGCCCGCGCTCCTTGAGGACAGCATCCGCAGCCAGCAGGAGATCGGCGACGAGTTCAAGCTGGAGATCACCCACGTCAACGACATGGACGAGATCCTCCTCACCACCGAGCTCCATCCGGGCGCCTCGATGGACGACCTGGAGGCCCAGGAGCAGCGCCTGTCGCGCAAGCTCAAGGGCTCACTCGGCATCGTCGTCGACGTGAAGCTGGTTCCCCCTGGCACCCTTCCCCGCACGGAGTTCAAGGCCAAGCGCCTGTTCGATCTCCGTGACAGGAGGCAATAG
- a CDS encoding ABC transporter ATP-binding protein, with amino-acid sequence MSEHVIEVTHLTRRFGNFLAVNDVNFHVEKGEIFGYLGANGAGKSTSIRMLCGLLLPTSGDAIVAGHSIHSPDLVKSSIGYMSQKFSLYMDLTVEHNLAFFGGAYGMSGKALSRRIDEILELIHLKDRRRDLTGTLSGGFRQRLALGSSLLHRPKIVFLDEPTAGVDPASRRDFWRLIRSLAREGTTVFVTTHYMDEAEYCARVGLMVAGKLVALDTPKGLKEQFVPGTLYAVSGVLPRSSALDGMRAAPGVLAVETFGAGLHVRVETGRVDERAVAAMVAQAGGRELQIKTIEANLEDVFLKVVAPTASPPGTQQKAG; translated from the coding sequence ATGAGCGAGCACGTCATCGAGGTGACCCACCTCACGCGCCGGTTCGGCAACTTCCTGGCCGTCAACGACGTGAACTTCCACGTCGAGAAGGGAGAGATCTTCGGCTACCTGGGCGCCAACGGCGCCGGCAAGTCCACCTCCATCCGGATGCTCTGTGGGCTGCTGTTGCCCACCTCCGGGGACGCCATCGTGGCGGGCCACTCCATCCACTCGCCCGACCTGGTGAAGTCCTCCATCGGGTACATGTCCCAGAAGTTCTCGCTCTACATGGACCTGACGGTGGAGCACAACCTGGCCTTCTTCGGCGGGGCCTATGGGATGTCCGGCAAGGCGCTGTCCCGCCGCATCGACGAGATCCTCGAGCTCATCCACCTGAAGGACCGGCGCCGCGACCTCACCGGGACGCTCTCCGGCGGCTTCCGGCAGCGGCTCGCGCTGGGCTCCTCGCTCTTGCACCGGCCGAAGATCGTCTTCCTGGACGAGCCCACGGCGGGCGTGGACCCCGCCTCCCGGCGGGACTTCTGGCGGCTCATCCGCTCGCTGGCCCGCGAGGGCACCACGGTCTTCGTCACCACCCACTACATGGACGAGGCGGAGTACTGCGCGCGCGTGGGGCTCATGGTGGCCGGCAAGCTGGTGGCGCTCGACACGCCCAAGGGGCTCAAGGAGCAGTTCGTCCCCGGCACCTTGTATGCCGTGAGCGGGGTGCTGCCCCGCTCCAGCGCGCTGGACGGCATGCGCGCGGCGCCGGGGGTGCTGGCGGTCGAGACGTTCGGCGCGGGGCTGCACGTGCGCGTCGAGACGGGGCGCGTGGATGAGCGCGCGGTGGCCGCGATGGTGGCGCAGGCCGGCGGACGGGAACTGCAGATCAAGACAATCGAAGCGAACCTCGAGGATGTCTTCTTGAAGGTGGTCGCGCCCACTGCCTCCCCTCCGGGGACGCAGCAGAAGGCAGGGTAG
- a CDS encoding ABC transporter permease: MTQLLAVVLKEVRQTLRDRRIMGLLLVSPIVQLIVFGFAVNFEVDKVPAAVVDLDRTARSRAYINSLMADGTLRRAVDLPDAASAQALLDAGGASVAIVLPQGLDRDITRQRTADVQVLVDGSDPNRSGVALGATGTFFGQLNEKVAETRLRTMSAARGVPLQLPTVRVQPRIYYNPKLQTAIFMVPGITSMLLLLVTTIVTAMGLAREREMGTLEQVLVTPIPPGIMMMGKLIPFLIIGAFDFTLAITVGAYLFDMPLLGSFLALFVATALYLSATLGMGLFISTVSTSQQQAFMGGILFMLPAILLSGILTPVRSMPEWLQPITYINPVRYYIEILRAVLLKDAGWADLGFQFVALGIFGFCIITLASRRFSKQLA, translated from the coding sequence ATGACACAGCTGCTGGCGGTGGTCCTCAAGGAGGTCCGCCAGACCCTGAGGGACCGGCGCATCATGGGGTTGCTGCTGGTCTCCCCCATCGTCCAGCTCATCGTCTTTGGCTTCGCGGTCAACTTCGAGGTCGACAAGGTCCCCGCCGCGGTGGTGGATCTCGACCGGACGGCCCGCAGCCGCGCCTACATCAACAGCCTCATGGCGGATGGGACGCTGCGCCGGGCCGTGGATCTGCCCGATGCCGCCTCCGCGCAGGCCCTGCTCGACGCGGGCGGCGCCTCGGTGGCCATCGTCCTGCCCCAGGGCCTGGACCGGGACATCACCCGCCAGCGGACGGCGGACGTGCAGGTGCTGGTGGATGGGTCGGACCCCAACCGCAGCGGCGTGGCGCTGGGCGCCACGGGCACGTTCTTCGGCCAGCTGAACGAGAAGGTGGCCGAGACCCGGCTCCGGACGATGAGCGCCGCGCGCGGCGTGCCCCTGCAGCTGCCCACGGTCCGCGTCCAGCCGCGCATCTATTACAACCCGAAGCTCCAGACGGCCATCTTCATGGTGCCCGGCATCACCTCGATGCTGCTGCTGCTGGTGACCACCATCGTGACCGCCATGGGCTTGGCGCGCGAGCGCGAGATGGGCACCCTGGAGCAGGTGCTCGTCACGCCCATCCCCCCGGGCATCATGATGATGGGCAAGCTCATCCCCTTCCTCATCATCGGCGCCTTCGACTTCACCCTGGCCATCACCGTGGGGGCGTACCTGTTCGACATGCCCCTGCTGGGCAGCTTCCTGGCCCTGTTCGTGGCCACCGCGCTCTACCTGTCGGCCACGCTGGGCATGGGACTGTTCATCTCCACCGTGAGCACCAGCCAGCAGCAGGCCTTCATGGGCGGCATCCTCTTCATGCTCCCCGCCATCCTGCTCTCCGGCATCCTCACCCCCGTGCGCAGCATGCCCGAGTGGTTGCAGCCCATCACCTACATCAACCCCGTGCGCTACTACATCGAGATCCTCCGCGCCGTGCTCCTCAAGGACGCGGGCTGGGCGGACCTCGGCTTCCAGTTCGTGGCGCTGGGCATCTTCGGCTTCTGCATCATCACCCTCGCCTCGCGCCGCTTCAGCAAGCAGCTCGCCTAG
- a CDS encoding AMP-binding protein, with amino-acid sequence MSRVAESPSLPAPFPTVVDALRHHAQHQPERLAYTFLAESGEEESKLTFAQLDAQARAIAVELQKAGAAGQRVVMLYPSCLEFVAAYFGCLYGNVVAVPAYPPEPARLQRTLPRLQAIVKNASAKKILTTQAIKSMVSFFTPYAPELGEVEWIATDAVDVNQASEYQRPNIGPQTLSFLQYTSGSTATPKGVMVTHANLVANTLALTGSVKTHKDSVLVCWLPLFHDMGLIGNVIHAAYVGFHCVLMAPTTFLQNPFLWVKAVSDYKATFTGGPNFGYELCNRKVTAGQRATLNLSSLETAYNGAEPVRYETLERFFELFGPHGLRRSALKPCYGMAETTLVVSMTSMDSTGPITMMADGSSLERNQIQPVAETHAGARRLVASGNVATDATQRVLIVRPETGVRCAANEVGEIWTSGPSVARGYWNMSDETEAIFHAYLSDTGEGPFLRTGDLGFLREDGELFITGRWKDLVIIRGTNHYPQDIERTMEQQHPAMRPGCGAAFCVDVKDEERLVVVQEVDANKVSDFDGLLEKVRSAITQNHGVQPYALVLVAPRSITKTSSGKIQRRACRALWLSGEMEKVYEWRQPELAAETAKAPKAVQPAAAPAAKPSPAAALQAAASVTAPEESARHTATKPTPEVHAFLIARVAEEAKLAASLIDPKLPFTTYGLDSAGEIMLTKALEDFLGVKLAANLTWEYPSIDALARYLGGEDVMSVTMTEKRKLAERASR; translated from the coding sequence GTGAGCCGAGTTGCCGAGTCCCCCTCCCTCCCAGCCCCCTTTCCCACCGTCGTGGACGCGCTGCGTCACCACGCGCAGCACCAGCCGGAGCGGCTGGCGTACACCTTCCTCGCTGAGTCCGGGGAAGAAGAGAGCAAGCTGACCTTCGCGCAGCTGGACGCGCAGGCGCGCGCCATCGCCGTGGAGCTGCAGAAGGCGGGCGCCGCGGGCCAGCGCGTGGTGATGCTCTACCCGTCCTGTCTGGAGTTCGTGGCGGCCTACTTTGGCTGCCTGTACGGCAACGTCGTGGCAGTACCGGCCTACCCGCCCGAGCCCGCGCGGCTTCAGCGCACGCTGCCGCGCCTTCAGGCCATCGTGAAGAACGCCTCGGCGAAGAAGATCCTCACCACCCAGGCCATCAAGTCCATGGTGAGCTTCTTCACCCCGTACGCGCCCGAGCTGGGCGAGGTGGAGTGGATCGCCACCGACGCGGTGGACGTGAACCAGGCCTCCGAGTACCAGCGGCCGAACATCGGGCCCCAGACGCTCTCGTTCCTCCAGTACACCTCGGGCTCCACCGCCACGCCCAAGGGCGTGATGGTGACGCACGCCAACCTGGTCGCCAACACCCTGGCGCTCACCGGCTCGGTGAAGACGCACAAGGACTCGGTGCTGGTGTGCTGGCTGCCGCTGTTCCATGACATGGGGCTCATCGGCAACGTGATTCACGCCGCCTACGTGGGCTTCCACTGCGTGCTCATGGCGCCCACCACGTTCCTGCAGAACCCGTTCCTGTGGGTGAAGGCGGTGAGCGACTACAAGGCCACCTTCACCGGCGGCCCGAACTTCGGCTACGAGCTGTGCAACCGCAAGGTCACCGCCGGGCAGCGCGCCACGCTCAACCTGAGCAGCCTGGAGACGGCCTACAACGGCGCGGAGCCGGTGCGCTACGAGACGCTGGAGCGGTTCTTCGAGCTGTTCGGCCCCCACGGGCTGCGCCGCTCGGCGCTCAAGCCCTGCTACGGCATGGCGGAGACCACGCTCGTGGTGTCCATGACGAGCATGGACTCCACGGGCCCCATCACGATGATGGCCGATGGCTCCTCGCTGGAGCGCAACCAGATCCAGCCCGTGGCCGAGACGCACGCGGGGGCCCGCCGCCTGGTGGCCTCCGGCAACGTGGCCACGGACGCCACCCAGCGCGTGCTCATCGTGCGCCCGGAGACGGGCGTGCGCTGCGCGGCCAACGAGGTGGGGGAAATCTGGACCTCCGGCCCGTCGGTGGCGCGCGGCTACTGGAACATGTCCGACGAGACGGAGGCCATCTTCCACGCCTACCTGTCCGACACGGGCGAGGGCCCCTTCCTGCGCACGGGCGACCTGGGCTTCCTGCGCGAGGACGGCGAGCTGTTCATCACCGGCCGCTGGAAGGACCTGGTCATCATCCGCGGCACCAACCACTATCCGCAGGACATCGAGCGGACGATGGAGCAGCAGCACCCGGCGATGCGGCCCGGCTGCGGCGCCGCCTTCTGCGTGGACGTGAAGGACGAGGAGCGCCTGGTCGTCGTTCAAGAGGTGGATGCCAACAAGGTGTCCGACTTCGACGGGCTGCTGGAGAAGGTCCGCTCCGCCATCACCCAGAACCACGGCGTGCAGCCCTACGCGCTCGTGCTCGTGGCGCCCCGGAGCATCACCAAGACGTCCAGCGGCAAGATTCAGCGCCGCGCGTGCCGCGCGCTGTGGCTCTCCGGTGAGATGGAGAAGGTGTACGAGTGGCGCCAGCCCGAGCTGGCCGCCGAGACGGCCAAGGCGCCCAAGGCCGTGCAGCCCGCGGCGGCCCCGGCGGCCAAGCCCTCGCCGGCCGCGGCGCTCCAGGCCGCCGCGTCGGTGACGGCCCCCGAGGAGTCGGCGCGGCACACGGCCACCAAGCCCACCCCCGAGGTCCATGCGTTCCTCATCGCGCGCGTGGCGGAGGAGGCGAAGCTGGCCGCCTCGCTCATCGATCCGAAGCTGCCCTTCACCACGTACGGGCTGGATTCGGCCGGTGAAATCATGCTCACCAAGGCGCTGGAGGACTTCCTCGGCGTGAAGCTCGCCGCCAACCTCACCTGGGAGTACCCCTCCATCGACGCGCTCGCGCGCTACCTGGGCGGCGAGGACGTGATGTCGGTGACGATGACCGAGAAGCGCAAGCTGGCCGAGCGGGCCTCCCGCTAG
- the pabB gene encoding aminodeoxychorismate synthase component I codes for MSAIHAVRDGTKKPSSPPHHIVQEVKLALPFWRYFELFRKQQYSCLLDSARAPHKLCRYSFMGSDPAAVYKAKRQHGAAPEGQARIEVIHRRGADGLTLETPFVEKKIADAFDELRAVTAEYRVERAPNDAPVPFLTGAMGYFGYEAGYFIEKLPDLGKDQPELPDIYMLFMDVVLAHDHESGASYLSIVGRGPDAKSAQARAEALRDETLARIQMMEKDPPAEWTGPKAPAPGAKSTPVEINAHFDEAGYINMVRAAKDHITAGDIFEVCTTHRLDSPLRADPWDLYRELRRINPAPFACYIHLPEAYVVSSSPERFLSLDRQRVAESRPIKGTRPRGKSPQEEEAMLADLSTNIKDRAENLMIVDLVRNDFGRVCKFNTVHVPELLVIEHYSTVFQLVSTIRGQLEDDKDPLDLIKACFPGGSMTGAPKIEAMKIIDRLEPVKRGIYSGSIGYMDFSGVMDLNIVIRTFVVVDGRCYYNVGGAVVADSDPRGEYLETMDKARALISALNNLAGATA; via the coding sequence ATGTCCGCCATTCATGCCGTTCGCGACGGAACCAAGAAGCCCAGCAGCCCCCCGCATCACATCGTCCAGGAAGTGAAGCTCGCGCTGCCGTTCTGGCGGTACTTCGAGCTCTTCCGCAAGCAGCAGTACTCGTGCCTGCTGGACAGCGCGCGCGCGCCCCACAAGCTGTGCCGCTACTCGTTCATGGGCAGCGACCCGGCCGCCGTCTACAAGGCCAAGCGCCAGCACGGCGCGGCCCCCGAGGGCCAGGCGCGCATCGAGGTGATTCACCGCCGCGGCGCGGACGGCCTCACGCTGGAGACGCCCTTCGTCGAGAAGAAGATCGCCGACGCCTTCGACGAGCTGCGCGCCGTCACCGCGGAGTACCGCGTGGAGCGCGCCCCGAACGACGCGCCCGTGCCCTTCCTCACCGGCGCCATGGGCTACTTCGGCTACGAGGCGGGCTACTTCATCGAGAAGCTGCCGGACCTCGGCAAGGACCAGCCCGAGCTGCCCGACATCTACATGCTCTTCATGGACGTGGTGCTCGCGCATGACCACGAGTCCGGCGCCTCCTACCTGTCCATCGTGGGCCGGGGCCCCGACGCGAAGAGCGCCCAGGCGCGCGCCGAGGCGCTGCGCGACGAGACGCTCGCGCGCATCCAGATGATGGAGAAGGACCCGCCGGCCGAGTGGACGGGCCCCAAGGCCCCCGCCCCGGGCGCCAAGTCCACCCCGGTGGAGATCAACGCCCACTTCGACGAGGCGGGCTACATCAACATGGTGCGCGCGGCGAAGGACCACATCACCGCGGGCGACATCTTCGAGGTGTGCACCACGCACCGCCTCGACTCGCCGCTGCGCGCCGACCCGTGGGACTTGTACCGCGAGCTGCGGCGCATCAACCCCGCGCCGTTCGCCTGCTACATCCACCTGCCGGAGGCCTACGTCGTCTCCTCCTCGCCCGAGCGCTTCCTGAGCCTGGACCGGCAGCGCGTGGCGGAGAGCCGCCCCATCAAGGGCACCCGGCCGCGCGGCAAGTCGCCCCAGGAAGAGGAGGCGATGCTGGCGGACCTGAGCACCAACATCAAGGACCGGGCCGAGAACCTGATGATCGTCGACCTGGTGCGCAACGACTTCGGCCGGGTCTGCAAGTTCAACACGGTGCACGTGCCCGAGCTGCTCGTCATCGAGCACTACTCCACGGTGTTCCAGCTGGTCTCCACCATCCGCGGCCAGCTCGAGGACGACAAGGATCCGTTGGATCTCATCAAGGCCTGCTTCCCCGGCGGCTCCATGACGGGCGCGCCGAAGATCGAAGCGATGAAGATCATCGACCGGCTGGAGCCCGTCAAACGCGGCATCTACTCGGGCAGCATCGGCTACATGGACTTCTCGGGCGTGATGGACCTCAACATCGTCATCCGCACGTTCGTCGTGGTGGATGGCCGCTGCTACTACAACGTGGGTGGCGCCGTCGTCGCGGACTCGGACCCTCGGGGCGAGTACCTGGAGACGATGGACAAGGCCCGCGCCCTCATTTCCGCTTTGAACAACCTCGCAGGGGCTACGGCATGA
- a CDS encoding 3-oxoacyl-[acyl-carrier-protein] synthase III C-terminal domain-containing protein: MRLTAIDRYISQRTVGREETLDLFRHYSKPYYPDEKSLMGVVEIVGKLMDRAMFEQVTVRAENEPFYANYLDMTRRMIAESGVQPKDIDLVIYCGVGRGYREPATAYQMASRLGLKKAECFDIIDACNGWGHTTRIVERLLRTGYANNVLILSLEFNRSPRFKAGVDRNYDSSIMYSIRTMADMEWRVWGATVGETGTATILSRDDNNGPWYYDYASEPDDFQDCAFTLANHREYDLEPMPLEQQHGGEEFFYAFGKRIGESVKSHLIPQLQKVPHLLEEAKVVIPHSLSAGVYDHIFRMVGVNDKALYIFKRYGNCVSNGVPVGVATAIKEHKLQRGDRAVLVPTGSGSSAGVISFRY, encoded by the coding sequence ATGAGACTGACCGCGATTGACCGTTACATCTCCCAGCGCACCGTTGGCCGCGAGGAGACGCTGGACCTCTTCCGCCACTACTCCAAGCCGTACTACCCCGATGAGAAGAGCCTCATGGGCGTGGTGGAGATCGTCGGCAAGCTGATGGACCGGGCCATGTTCGAGCAGGTGACCGTGCGCGCCGAGAACGAGCCGTTCTACGCCAACTACCTGGACATGACGCGGCGGATGATCGCCGAGTCGGGCGTGCAGCCCAAGGACATCGACCTGGTCATCTACTGTGGCGTGGGCCGCGGCTACCGTGAGCCGGCCACCGCGTACCAGATGGCCTCGCGCCTGGGCCTCAAGAAGGCCGAGTGCTTCGACATCATCGACGCGTGCAACGGCTGGGGCCACACCACGCGCATCGTGGAGCGCCTGCTGCGCACCGGCTACGCCAACAACGTGCTCATCCTGAGCCTCGAGTTCAACCGCAGCCCGCGCTTCAAGGCGGGCGTGGACCGCAACTACGACTCCAGCATCATGTACTCCATCCGCACCATGGCGGACATGGAGTGGCGCGTGTGGGGCGCCACGGTGGGCGAGACGGGCACGGCCACCATCCTGAGCCGGGACGACAACAACGGCCCCTGGTACTACGACTACGCCAGCGAGCCGGACGACTTCCAGGACTGCGCCTTCACCCTGGCCAACCACCGCGAGTACGACCTGGAGCCCATGCCGCTCGAGCAGCAGCACGGCGGCGAGGAGTTCTTCTACGCCTTCGGCAAGCGCATCGGCGAGAGCGTGAAGTCGCACCTCATCCCGCAGCTGCAGAAGGTGCCGCACCTGTTGGAGGAGGCCAAGGTCGTCATCCCCCACTCCCTGTCGGCCGGTGTGTATGACCACATCTTCCGGATGGTGGGCGTGAACGACAAGGCGCTCTACATCTTCAAGCGCTACGGCAACTGCGTCTCCAATGGCGTGCCGGTGGGCGTGGCCACGGCCATCAAGGAGCACAAGCTGCAGCGCGGCGACCGCGCGGTGCTGGTGCCCACGGGCAGCGGCTCCTCGGCCGGCGTCATCTCCTTCCGCTACTAA
- a CDS encoding ABC transporter permease produces the protein MQGLQRFAIRVFALTSKELAHIRRDSRTLALGLAMPVVLLVLFGFGVSFDLSAIPMAVVDLDRTEQSIDAWRTFAAPDEFRVVAQLDDPGQVEQMFRRREAVVGLVIPAGFARDIRRGEEAHLQLLLDGADGNTASQAIAKANAISLALNQKIRVKLGMVGAPPLNVKSMTRFNPEARSALFLVPGLVGYILAIVAVLLTALTVAREWERGSMEQLFATPVGRLEVILGKLLPYLGLGAVQLLMVLCVGAWVFEVPVRGSLPLLALCSLFFLFSMLGQGLLISVVTRNQMVATQLGVLSAMLPSMLLSGFLTPIDNMPIVLQWISRLVPAQYFVAALRGILLRGNGLSELWRETLALAVFSMAMVAASFFKFQRRLA, from the coding sequence ATGCAGGGATTGCAGCGTTTCGCCATTCGCGTCTTCGCGCTGACGAGCAAGGAGCTGGCGCACATCCGCCGGGACTCCCGCACGCTGGCGCTGGGGCTCGCCATGCCCGTGGTGTTGCTGGTGCTCTTCGGGTTCGGCGTCAGCTTCGACCTGAGCGCCATCCCCATGGCCGTGGTGGACCTGGACCGGACCGAGCAGTCCATCGACGCGTGGCGCACCTTCGCCGCGCCGGACGAGTTCCGCGTGGTGGCGCAGCTCGATGATCCGGGCCAGGTGGAGCAGATGTTCCGCCGCAGGGAAGCCGTGGTGGGGCTGGTGATTCCCGCGGGCTTCGCGCGCGACATCCGCCGCGGCGAGGAGGCGCACCTGCAATTGCTGCTGGACGGGGCCGACGGCAACACCGCCAGCCAGGCAATCGCCAAGGCCAACGCCATCAGCCTGGCGCTCAACCAGAAGATCCGCGTGAAGCTGGGCATGGTGGGTGCGCCGCCGCTGAACGTGAAGTCCATGACGCGCTTCAACCCCGAGGCCCGCTCGGCGCTGTTCCTGGTGCCGGGCCTGGTGGGCTACATCCTGGCCATCGTGGCGGTGCTGCTCACGGCGCTGACGGTGGCGCGCGAGTGGGAGCGCGGCTCGATGGAGCAGCTGTTCGCCACGCCCGTGGGCCGGCTGGAGGTGATTCTGGGCAAGCTCCTGCCCTACCTGGGGCTGGGCGCCGTGCAGTTGCTGATGGTGCTGTGCGTGGGCGCCTGGGTGTTCGAGGTGCCGGTGCGCGGCAGCCTCCCGCTGCTGGCCCTGTGCTCGCTGTTCTTCCTGTTCAGCATGCTGGGCCAGGGGCTGCTCATCTCCGTGGTGACGCGCAACCAGATGGTGGCCACGCAGCTGGGCGTGCTCAGCGCGATGCTGCCGTCCATGTTGCTCTCGGGCTTCCTGACGCCCATCGACAACATGCCCATCGTGCTGCAGTGGATTTCCCGCCTGGTGCCGGCGCAGTACTTCGTCGCCGCGCTGCGCGGCATCCTCCTGCGGGGCAACGGGCTATCGGAGCTGTGGCGGGAGACGCTGGCGCTCGCCGTGTTCTCGATGGCGATGGTGGCCGCGTCCTTCTTCAAGTTTCAGCGGCGGTTGGCATGA